From one Alicyclobacillus acidocaldarius subsp. acidocaldarius Tc-4-1 genomic stretch:
- a CDS encoding ABC transporter substrate-binding protein, which translates to MRAKKIRYATMAASVAVAGIVASGCGTNGASNSSITQTRQESASTHQPVTITVAAWNDAADSLRAEIPGFEKKYPWIKVNVEYVDTAYQKVIPELVAGDAPDIIQVQQRDFQTFLHKFPGDFVDLSPYMGSIKNHIAPVALDVTLQNGQIYAAPWDLGPAALYYRKDLFREAGINPNSIKTWADYLAAGKKLVAHFHGKVKMLAENTSEPSQGIQTTLMILVNELGGSYVNRNGDIDFLNPQLEKAMSVIQQWGKAGIVADAPTWNDGIAAFANGQVATILSAVWYAGTMMNSAPKQSGLWGIVPLPAFTPGGNNEADTGGSVLAITKDSKNPQAAWDFINYCLYTVPGENVQLKYGLFPSWESYYTAKGTDFDQNFPYFGMPIYKFFASVSKHIPTTNYGGYFEDYSQPLSQAYISVFKGANITQALQTAEQNAARISGQSISNG; encoded by the coding sequence ATGCGTGCGAAGAAGATTAGATATGCCACAATGGCTGCGTCCGTAGCGGTGGCGGGAATAGTGGCTTCTGGATGTGGAACGAATGGCGCCTCGAACTCAAGTATTACGCAGACGCGACAGGAGAGCGCGTCAACTCACCAGCCTGTGACGATTACGGTGGCTGCGTGGAATGATGCTGCAGACTCCTTGAGAGCAGAGATTCCTGGATTTGAGAAGAAGTACCCATGGATTAAGGTGAACGTAGAATACGTGGATACGGCCTATCAGAAGGTCATTCCAGAGCTTGTTGCTGGGGACGCTCCAGATATTATTCAGGTACAGCAACGAGATTTTCAGACGTTTCTCCATAAGTTTCCTGGGGATTTTGTGGATTTGAGCCCCTATATGGGTTCAATTAAAAATCATATCGCTCCTGTCGCGCTGGATGTAACGCTGCAGAACGGTCAAATCTATGCCGCGCCGTGGGATCTGGGGCCAGCTGCATTGTATTATCGGAAAGATCTTTTTCGCGAAGCGGGCATTAATCCAAATTCAATCAAGACGTGGGCAGACTACCTCGCTGCAGGAAAGAAGTTGGTGGCTCATTTCCATGGGAAGGTCAAAATGCTAGCAGAGAACACATCGGAACCAAGTCAAGGTATACAGACCACTCTTATGATTTTGGTCAATGAGCTTGGTGGAAGCTATGTGAATCGTAATGGGGATATCGACTTCTTGAATCCTCAACTCGAGAAGGCCATGAGTGTGATTCAGCAATGGGGCAAGGCGGGTATTGTGGCGGATGCTCCAACTTGGAACGATGGTATCGCTGCCTTTGCAAATGGTCAGGTTGCCACGATTTTGTCAGCGGTGTGGTACGCAGGTACCATGATGAATAGCGCCCCCAAACAAAGTGGTCTGTGGGGGATTGTTCCGCTTCCGGCATTCACTCCGGGAGGGAACAATGAGGCTGACACAGGCGGATCTGTTTTGGCAATTACGAAGGATAGCAAGAATCCTCAGGCGGCCTGGGACTTCATCAACTATTGTTTGTATACCGTCCCAGGTGAGAACGTGCAATTGAAGTACGGGCTTTTCCCTTCATGGGAGTCGTATTATACAGCTAAGGGTACCGATTTTGATCAGAATTTCCCCTACTTTGGTATGCCCATTTATAAGTTCTTCGCATCCGTCTCTAAGCACATCCCGACCACCAATTATGGTGGATATTTTGAGGATTATTCCCAGCCGCTATCTCAGGCCTACATTTCGGTGTTTAAGGGGGCGAATATTACTCAAGCGCTTCAGACCGCCGAACAGAACGCCGCACGTATTTCCGGGCAGTCTATTTCCAACGGATGA
- a CDS encoding carbohydrate ABC transporter permease: protein MSAVERESVIGERENRSIRRRARFLHQPGVPFWIPYVFITPFFVIFALFMLYPIVDTLVLSFENWSTVHSTWVGIENYRLVITDPAFWTSLLNDAFILLIQVPVMLFIATLLAVALNARFLRLKWLFRLLIFFPVLVDAVTYTIAFQLIFNPSFGMMNYLLHLVGITSINWIGNLWAARLAIFLVVTWRWTGYNAIIILSGLQNVPEEVYESAVVDGAGRVRTFFQITLPLLRPVILFCTILSTVGTLQLFTEPYILTGGGPGDATETPMLYLYNIGFQNYNFGLASAGTYILTTIIAILSYFQIRVSRGGDYSA from the coding sequence GTGTCTGCTGTCGAACGGGAGTCTGTGATCGGAGAAAGAGAGAATCGCTCGATAAGAAGACGGGCGCGTTTCCTTCATCAGCCTGGGGTTCCGTTTTGGATTCCCTATGTCTTCATTACGCCGTTTTTCGTGATCTTCGCTCTCTTTATGCTCTATCCAATCGTGGACACCTTGGTTCTTTCCTTTGAAAACTGGTCTACCGTTCATTCCACATGGGTTGGAATCGAGAATTACAGACTGGTGATTACGGACCCGGCATTTTGGACTTCTCTTTTGAACGACGCGTTCATTTTGCTCATTCAAGTACCCGTTATGTTGTTCATTGCCACCCTTTTAGCGGTCGCTTTGAATGCCCGCTTTCTCAGACTGAAATGGTTGTTCAGGCTGCTGATCTTTTTCCCTGTCCTCGTTGACGCGGTAACGTACACGATTGCGTTTCAGCTGATCTTTAATCCTAGCTTCGGGATGATGAATTATCTATTACATCTCGTCGGTATTACGTCCATTAACTGGATAGGAAACTTGTGGGCTGCGCGTTTGGCGATCTTTCTTGTTGTGACATGGAGATGGACCGGATACAACGCGATCATTATCTTGTCCGGTCTTCAGAATGTTCCTGAAGAGGTATATGAATCTGCTGTCGTGGACGGAGCAGGACGCGTTCGGACGTTCTTCCAAATCACTTTGCCTTTACTTCGTCCGGTGATTCTCTTCTGTACCATCTTGTCCACCGTGGGCACTTTGCAACTCTTCACAGAACCATACATTCTGACGGGAGGCGGGCCCGGCGATGCTACAGAAACTCCAATGCTTTATCTCTATAATATAGGCTTCCAGAATTACAACTTTGGTCTGGCCTCAGCAGGAACGTACATTCTAACTACCATTATTGCGATACTCTCGTATTTTCAGATCCGCGTGTCTCGTGGGGGCGACTACAGTGCGTGA
- a CDS encoding carbohydrate ABC transporter permease yields MRESIPVKVLIYVFLILAVIVSIYPIYWIYVASTLSDGQIFHFPPSNWFGDHLLQNVHMLESTMPVWRDLANSIVVSGITTISVVFFSAMVGFAFAKYRFWAKSFLFFVVLITIMIPMQTTLIPLFIIVTKLHWENSYQGLIVPFLVNGFGVFFMRQQMQSFPSELLEASRIDGASEFYTFFRIVMPNMLPSMAALGILTFLQQWGNFIWPLIVINSRNMSTIPLMLEQLDQPGNVIHYGPIFAGAAIGLIPLMIVFIALQRYFISGMYSGSVKG; encoded by the coding sequence GTGCGTGAGAGCATTCCTGTAAAAGTTCTCATCTATGTATTTTTAATTCTCGCGGTTATTGTATCGATTTACCCGATTTACTGGATATATGTCGCTTCAACCTTGTCGGATGGGCAAATCTTTCATTTCCCACCGTCGAATTGGTTTGGAGATCATTTGTTGCAAAACGTGCATATGCTTGAATCCACCATGCCTGTGTGGAGGGATTTAGCGAATAGTATTGTCGTTTCAGGCATTACTACAATCAGTGTGGTGTTTTTCTCCGCAATGGTGGGCTTCGCCTTTGCCAAGTATCGCTTTTGGGCAAAGTCGTTTCTATTCTTTGTTGTGTTGATCACGATTATGATACCGATGCAAACCACACTCATTCCCCTATTCATTATTGTGACTAAGTTACACTGGGAAAACAGTTATCAAGGCTTGATAGTTCCTTTCCTCGTGAATGGGTTCGGTGTCTTTTTTATGAGACAGCAAATGCAGTCGTTTCCTTCTGAGCTCTTAGAAGCTTCACGAATAGATGGTGCGAGCGAGTTTTACACGTTCTTTCGCATCGTGATGCCGAATATGTTGCCTTCCATGGCGGCATTGGGCATCCTCACTTTCCTACAGCAGTGGGGCAACTTCATTTGGCCATTGATCGTGATCAACAGCAGAAACATGTCGACGATTCCACTTATGCTTGAGCAGCTCGATCAACCGGGGAATGTAATTCACTACGGACCCATCTTTGCTGGAGCAGCGATCGGGCTAATTCCCCTCATGATTGTCTTCATTGCTTTGCAAAGATATTTTATATCGGGAATGTATAGTGGATCTGTAAAGGGGTAA